The DNA sequence AGGCGACTGACAAGCTGTCGGTTCTTGTAACTCCCAATCCACTGCCATGGAAAACGGACCCGGGTCTAACGTTCGTCTTTTTCCCGCACACGGTCACGTTGTCCGTTGCGGACTTGCGTCACGCACGTCGGTCCAAATAAGGTCGAAACGACCACGTATGGGATCTGTCACAACCACGCAACTGGCGACTCTTAGTGGACACTGACAAAAACCACAGCTACCACCTCTGCCACGACAACTACTAcaactaatgataataatattaaaagtaATGATGAATAAGACTAGTAGTTTAATTACTTTACTCTAATCATCTGTAAGCTGTGTACTTTACTCATAACTGCTTAGATGTTtgccccttttttctttccagggTGATTGACATCCAGCAAAATTATACCCATGTGTCATCCCCAAAAAGATTTAGAATCTTTAATTGTAGAAACTGAGAATTACCAATCGAAGCTTCATAAAGTTTGACCTCCATTTTAATTATACatataagaaaacaacatcttTACACTAAAAATGTGCTGCCCCCTTTACATTGTATTtacacagattttatttatactttgttGTCTTTTCATGTCATCCCTTTTGTCTTGCgctacaaaacaaacaagaaaacaattcCCCTGTTGTTTTAAAATACTGTACATCTGCTCGCACTGCTTTATGTCTCTGTCAAGACTGGGCTGGAGTAAAATGGCTCAaaggctaaccacaacaacagctcaaGTCTCCGAGCAATATTTTTAGACTGTGAGAGAAAACCTGAAAAACAGGACACCTGTCATTTGAGGAATGGTCCTATTGTTCCTGAGATCACATGACTATGAAGGGGAGGATAATTTCACTCGTGCACAGTCTACTGTTCATCTCTTTCTGGTGTGTAGAGCAACTGGTTTTCAGTCTGGTCTACCGTCACAATGGAAATCTTCATTTTTTTACTGTGTATAAGCTACCTCCTTCCTGTGCAGCCCGGAGACACGGATCGCTGTAAGTTAATGAAACATTACAATCTTGCAAACTTGTTTTCACCAGTCATGATAGTATTTGTGATTATAGTCTCGGTTTCTGTTGGATAGCAGTTCTAACCTGTTGACTGCTTTGTTTTTAACAGACTCCTACTGTGAGAGTTGTTTAACGGCAGCACAAGGTGTGGCGGACAACTGTTCTACTTGCCTTTGAGCACAAAGCAGCGTTTTCAAATGATTTGACTTATCAAATAATGTCTTGCTTCCTAAGTATACCAATGGCATGTTTCTCATATGGCATCTTGTTTTCTTGAAGACAcagtaagtaaataaaaacgTATATATGCTGCCCTCCAGAGATTGAGAAAGCCATGAAGCAAACCTCGGCTGAGAGCAGACGGACAGTGGTTGAGAACCTCATCAGCgggggtgtgtgtgagaaactgCTGTCCACCAAACATGACCATCACACTAACGACAAACTGCTGTCGTCCTGCAGTCACCTGTTAGGTAAGGTCAGAATGAACATGAACAATGGGTTTGCACTGACGACTGAAGTGATTTGACTCTTACAAATTGACTAATAACTGATTCTTGAATCCTCCCTCAGATTCTAATTACGACCAGTTCCATGCAGCTTTGGTGGATAAAGAACCAAAGAATCTGGATATAGTCCTGTGTTACGAGCAGTCCACAGCATGTGTAGGGGTGAAACGCCAGTCTTTTGAGGTAGGTTTTGAGGCGTGTATGTTGCTGATTGTGAAAATATACACAGTTAATATATCTAATTAGACTTGGTCGCTCTTTTGAGAAGTAACATCGTTTGATCTTTGTCGCAGGATTCCAAAACCCCTTTTAAAGAAGGTGACATCGCTGCTCTACTTcaagaaaacaaggaaaacgTACGCTTTGCTCAGCCTGTACGTTCAGGGTCACCTATGCGCTCAAGAGATGAGTTGTGAGAGCAGCTTCATCACTTTATTTGCCATTGAATGTGTGatggctttttgtttttctgtgagtgTCATAATAAAGACATCATTAAAAAGattgaaaaacatttgactgaaaACTTGGACTGTGTGTTATACCCGCCATGTGCATGTGTCCTAAACTTTTAGCTATGGTAAAAGAGTACAAATGGCTTCAGACCtattatattcaatatattcCCTTTGTTGAAAACACAGTGTGTCAGCTCAGTTAACAATAAACCTACTGAAGTGACAAAAATCTAATCCGCACAACTTACTTGGCAGATAAGGATCATGTAGGTTGACTTGATGGGGACTTTGAGGCCAAAGTTTCTGTATGCATATGTGGCACTTGGTAATTAACTCTACAATCCTTATATAACAATAAAGATCTAGAAATTAGATTTTGATACAGAGTCCGTCTACAAAACAGGACTTCTACGTGGCCTAAAAATGACCCACGTGAGTTGATATATTCCCCTCACAAATTTGcagttaatataatataatatattcaaataatataatatcaatTTTCAGATACTAAATCCAGTAATGTAAACCTGGAACACTGAGCCCTGGGAGTCTGGATTTCTGGGCATTCAATTGGTAATCCTGCCCTGCCACATACATGATCAATGTGGTGACCAGTAACTGCATGATAATAACTGAATTAGTTTGGTGCCTCAGACAGCTCCCCTCATCCCTGGTGGTCCTGGGTTCAGCACATAGGAGAGCACATGATCTAAAATGATCCACCTGAGCTGCACAGGAATAAGGAGGAATGCTGCAGACTGTAAATTAATTAAGAGGTTAATGGCATTGGGCTTTGTGATTTCTTGTTGTGATTTGTATTTCAGGGCCCCCATTTGACCCAGATGCctcaaaacaaatacagtagacatattgtatatctatgCAATGTAGTTATAATCATAATTCACAATCAGATGACACCTTAACCAATGATCCATGACCAACAATCTACAATCCACAATCCAGAATCCACAAtccataatccacaatccacAATCCACAATCCACAATCCACAATCCACAATCCACAATGCACAATGCATAATGCACAATTCACAATTCACAATCTGAGATCCATGATTTACAATCTACGATCCATGATCCACAACTACAGTCTGCGATCAGAAATCCACTATCTACAATCCACAATCCACAGGCCTCAGCCTGCAAACGATAGAGCACCAGGATTCAATTCCTTAACATGTATTGGTGAGatattaatgtgatgaagaggaggagagtgaagcTCCGCGTCTCCCGAGCTGGACCGAGGCAGAGCTGAGCTCTATGAGTTGTGTCGCCTGCTCTGCCAGTTGAGGGCTCTGGCTCCTCGGGGCAACGTGGACCGTTGCTAGGTGGCGCTGTTGGAGCCcggaagaggatgatgatgaggatgatgatgttggtggtggtgatgatgatgatgtgcgGCTCGAGGTTGAGAGGAGGAACGTGGAGTCCACTTTGTAGTCGTCGTCTCTCTTACGATACGCGTCAACGTGTAACGCGCACCGCCGGGTGAAAGGCAAAAAGGAGActgcttttatttgtgaagGTAAGAAAATGACAACCGGATGTAATCACGGGTTTGTCATCTGTCTCTATGCATCTGCACTAAAACGTCTTTTCTGGTTTGTGAAAATCGAGCGTTTCTTGTTGTCACGCCTTCAAATCTGCCGGTTGTGATCGCAGGGGATACAATGTGGAGCTGGCTGAATGGAAAGCTCAGCAGTGGGTGGTGATTTTAGTCTGTAAAAGATGCGAGGCTGTACCGTCGGTTAAAAGCTTTTCTGTTAATTCATCCACACATCCAACGACCTGGGTTTCACTGCCTCCCTGTGCAGCGTCATTTTCAGAAATAGAAACTGCATTGATTAGACTTCATGACACACGGAATTGGAAGTCAGTCCCCGCCTCTGTGTGATAGAAAGGAATGGCAGGAATGTGATGagtgtgattaaaaaagaaaaaaagaaaaaggacactAAGAGCAGACAGAGCCTTTTTTGTTGGAGCTGATGTGTCTTGCTCTTCCACTCACGATCCCATAATGCTTCCCAGATGAGATCCACACCCAGTGCAGCCTGGAAGCTCCCCTGCGCTGACATCTAACCCCACACTCTCTGTTTGATTTAACAGGCTACATGGTGTGTGTTCCCCTCTCAGAGTGTGGATGTGTGGGGGTCAAGAGATGGAGAGCTACGAGGAGTTCTGCCTGCGGAGTTTGGCCACACTGCGGGAGGAGAAGGGGCAATTCAAGAAGGTGACATGTGAGCCGCTGTGTTCCCTCAAGGCTCTCTCCGTCATCCGCTTCTATGGAAGAGCTGTGCTTTCGCCACTGGTAAGAAGGCATGAGAACACAAGAGGCAGCTCAACCAGTCTCTTCATCGAAAGTAGACAGAAGCCACAGCGTGTGAGGGTTTTGAAAAGGGTTGCAGATGGCTTGATATCCAGACCAGGTCGTTTTGCTGTCACACAATTGACTCTGCTGTGTTGTagcaaaatgtttgtttggtttccCTGGAGAATCTGTATATGTGTTACTCTCTATATGCCGCATAGCAACAggaaaattagttttttcatacaaatgattaaattaaaggTAGCATTTCATTCTTTGTGAGGCCTGCATAAGCAGTTGGCATCGGAAAGACGGGAGATAATTCATGACGAGGAACATCATGGCTGTTTGATGTCAGTCAGGAGAATCCTATCTGCCGGTGACTGCTGAGAAAATTAGTTTTCAGGAACAGCCGGATGGTGGAGAGACCAGTGGAAGATGTTTTCTCCCACTCAAAGAAAGGACACACAAAGTGGagttgtgtttgattgtgttttttaaatacattttgtctaTTGCAAACCATGAGTTATTGACTTATCATGCCTCCTGTGTGATGATAATGCTCGAAGATGTGTCAGTTATAGCTCAAGATTCACACGTTGTTTTGGATCAGTGAGTGTGTATTGTCTTTTTCCAGCTGAGTGCAGAGCAGCGTGCTGTGATGTGTGGCCACAGAGAACGGGCAGTCCAGCGGGAGGTGGACAGGCAGAACCAGCAGAGGAACAAGCTGTTGGCCCGAGTTCAGGACATACTGGGTCAGGCTCAGGTCAGTAGCACAACATGGTTCCaggccagaaaaaaaaaagggatgagTGAAACGAACATTATGTTATGGAGTCTTACAATGTGCttcatttgaaatgttcaaatatGAAATAGGTCTGTGTGTCAGTCGCACAATACAGCACAAAACTGTCTGTCCTAGAATCTCCAGCGACATTTACAGACTTGAATATCTAGGTTGTCTGACTCAACATCAGGCTGTGCCGTTGTAACCTGATGATGGTCGAGTTTTGTCAACTCAACATCCAAAGCAATATTGTCCATTTGCAAATCTGCTCCAATCATTAAATTTCAGGTCTTTGAATAAACGTGATTGGTCAGTTGTTGTCTGCAGTAACTTCGGTCTCTGTGTTGTGGATTCTCCCACCAGCAAGGGTGtaataaacaaaagaagaaaaaacaacatcaacaattCAGCCTAAAGAGTCTGAGGTGATGAATGCAGGAAATAGCATGCACACATTCAGTGTCTTGTAAATTTTTCAGTCTGGCTTCTATTTGCCTACCAGCACTGACCTATCTGACACTTTctgcttttaattgtttgtatGTCAGTGTGATGAATAAATAGTTTTAAACCAATGTTGTTTTGATGAGATAGGTCAGCAGGTGATTGTTGGTTTATATTTTTGCAGTTGTTTACTGATTCGTCATATTTACTTGTtatttctgcacagacacacaaagcacagagtgaagaggttgaCAAGCTGCCAGTTTCTAAATCTGCGACAGTGAGTGGCTACACCCTGGTCACTGACTCACCTGGACTTCCCAGAGAGCCTGGATTTGGGCTTCAGACAAATGATTGGCTTCCAACCCCAATCTCAGAGAGCCCCACCCTCAGTGGCTACAATACAgtggaggaagtgaaggtgATGAGTGAAGaaaagagtgaggaggaagaggaggacgatgaGGATATTAGTTTGGATAGCCTTCTTAAGAAATCAAGAGAGTATGtgaagagagagcagagtcaGCCGGGGTCAGAAGTTGACCACACAGTCACCCGGACTCCTATGTCTGAGACTGTCCCTGTCAAGGAGATTAGGAGCTGTAGTCCAACTGGGGACACGGACATCGAGTTTGGATTCAGTCTGCATCATAGCCTTATTAGCGCACCTCAGACCCCGATCCAGCATCAAAGTCCATATGACCCCAGTTTCCAACAGTCTGGTGGCCTCTCACCGAGTCTACCTGAACGGTATGCCTATCTCCCCAGTATAGAGTCCAGCATTCGTCCCTGTGCACGGAGGCGTAGACCACGCCCAGTCTCTACAGGCAACATCCATATTTCATTTCCCATTGGCCCAGCAGATCTTATCCCCCGAAACCCAGGAAGGCCAGGGGAAGGTGTTAGCATGGCAGATTGGGGAGAAGCTCTCGCAGGGGCCACAAAGTCCTCCGATCACCGGGGCTCAGTTGGGAGTGAAGGAGGGGGCAGGAGCGGCAATCGTCAATCCATTCATTGTGGTAGCAGTCCAGTACACGAGGCCTGTAGACCCATCAGTGCCTCAACGCCCAGCACAATGGGACACCATGATCCTCCAGCTGCAAGTTTCCGACGGCGCTGCCACACCCTGGATAGCCAGCTGCATACCTACCCCTCTGGAGTTGAGCACATAGACCGCAGCCAGGAAAGGATCCCTCGTTTCATGGCAGGAGCTACTTGGTTGGCTCCAAGTCGGCGCACCCCTGCAGCCGCCTTAAGCCAGTCGTATGACATAGAAAATCCTTCCCCAACTCTGCTGAGGCCCCATGTGGCTCCTGACATGACTCATGTCACACTCAGGATGGAGCCTGATGATCCTCAGGGGCCAAACAATGGATGGATCAGAAATGCACCTGAAGCACAGGCCGGCAAGACAGGTGAATCTCTCTCCCATTGTTTTTACTAAAATCTACAGAGATAACTGTTGTCTTAGCCACATTTTTCTCCCACTGCAGCTTTAAGGTTAAACATCTTTTTattcgtgtttgtgtgtttgtttgggcaCGTCAACAGAGGAGACCCAGAGGCGAACGCAGGCTCTAGAGGACATGCAAAGACGTCTGGAGGAGGAGCATGCTTTGCAGATGACGAGGCTCCTGgctgagcaggaggaagagcaaCAGTGCCTCCGAATGGTCAGCAGATGGAATCACACAATATTTATTCTACAtcgtagaagacaccaacatTATTGTGCTTTATATTATCTTTTGTgttcaggagctggaggagacagagagaagactGACGGAGCAGGGGTGTGTGCGGCCTCTGAGTGGGGATGGTTATGCGTGGAATCGTAGGtctgtgagtgacagctgtcctGTTGTGAGCCCCTCTTGCCACAGCCTTGCCCACACACCATCTGAGCGATCACCTGGACACAGCAGAGGTACAACTTCACAATGCTCACTTATTATCATGTTGATATGACAGTAGTGACAAAAGACTGCTTGCTCAGAGAAAGGTAGTGGAGTAGTGGAGCTCATTAACTCAAGTCAGAGTTTTTTTGTCTCATAACCTAAACAAGATAAAACTATCATTTTGTAGGCATGTAACAATTACAGATGCAAAAAAACCCTCATTAGAGCCATAGATATCCAATACTAACAAAACACTGTCCAACTCTGAGGAGCTAAGAATGGGAGAGTAATGCTTATACAGTAGTTATATATCCTGGTTAGGGATATGGTCGTTTTCGTTTTGATCGTCAGTAGTTAGTTGCCAGCGTATTGCAGGGCTGGttatacagagacaaacaatcattcacacacaatttCTCACTTACAGTCAATTAAGAGTCTCCCATGAACCTAACCCCAGTCTCcatgtctttggactgcggGAAGAAGCTGGAGTACCCGCAGAGAACCCACGCGGACAgaggggagaacatgcaaactccacactgaAAGACCCCGGCCCGAACTGGGATTCTAATCTTGCTGTGTTGCGACAGTGCTAACAACTGCACCGCCATGCCGCCCTTTGgataagataaaacaaaaacatttatttggcaCATGCTTCGCTGCAGGATTGCCATGTTCTGAGCACAACAGCAGTATTTGCGAAATTAGCCTGGTCAGTGTTCATTGTACCAGTtagaagtgtgtgtttaaatttATATGATCTGTTTGTCACTCTCCACAGGTTTTCCCAGTCCTGTCAGTCCCAGTGTGTGCACTCCCTCTGTCCAGCCTCCAGTGTACCTGTGGGGGCCCACTTGGGCGGCCAGCAAACCTCGAGCAAGGCTAAGTCTGGTGGGTATATCTTGCAGACTTGAGGAGGTCAAGTGCACTGAAAAAGGACTTCTGATCTCATTCCATGGATGTGGATCATAACTCCTGACCCAGTAACCCTTTTCATGGCGGCTTTCCGAATGATTTTTTACTGTACTGACACTGGCAATTAATGCAAAATATGTTTGAGGTCGGCAGCTTCACATTGTATAACACAAACCGTCCTTTCTCTGTAAGTGAGCTGCTAAACACTGCTAATCAGTCAGCCTAtgataaaatgcaaatgtactCAAAACAAGTATAGTACACTATTATAATCCCTGTTCCTTTGTTTTACATCATCGTATACATGTTGCTATGAACTATGGGTAATATTCCAAGCAAAGTTTGGTGAAGTCAGCGCTCTAGGTCCACTTCTAGCCCCTGCTGGACTTGATAAATTGTGAATTTAAATAGCCGCATGAACCCGTGGACTTCCCCGGGAAGAAACCTTCGTAACTCTGCAAGCTCGGTGACGTCTGCACACGTATATTTAATAGATTGACCTTTATTTTTcaaaccttctcagtgatccTGTCTTCACATCCCCATCCACATGCGTCTTTGTTGTGATTTGCAGATTctgacagcagagcagcagatggCATTCTGTCGAATTGGTGCTATCACTCGAGGCTTCCTCACTCGCAGATTACTCAGGACAGAGAAGGTCAAACACCTGCGCCAGACCATCGTGGTgaggttacacacacacgcaagggTGGGCGGCTGTGGCCCAGGAGGTACAGCGGGTCGCACACTAACCAGAAGTTCGGTGATTCCATGTGCAGAAATGTCCTTGGCCAAGAtgctgtaaagtgctttgagttgtcatcaagacAAGAGAAGTGCTATACAAATGCCGAccattcacacaaaacaaaacatgctcAAAACGTTTACAACAAATCAAAAGCACCAATGTTAGTATAATAAAAGTTATCCAATGAATAAATTAAGTCATGTTTGTGagttggtaaaaaaaacacgtttcCACAGGATACACAGGAGTTCATCCGTTCATTTAGAACTGAAGCCCCTCAAAAGAGATGCACCTTCTCAGCTCAAGATCTCTCCCTGCAGGAGAGGGTTAGAGCCCAGGTATGAATGTGTAGTTACTTTTTTTAGACAGCATGGGTCCAtctttccttgtgtttatatgCATGTGTATCTTTTGCCCCTCAGTTACGTGCAGCCCTATATGACATCCATGACATCTTCTTTGAAATGCCTCTGGGAGATCGATTAGCGTTGCTGCAGCAGGACAGGGAGCTCCGTGCAGAGAGGAAACTTCGAGACTTGgtaactaaaacaaaaaacataactgGCCAATCTGTGTAATGTTTaagtcagacatttttttcaaacaacCTTTTGACATGCTTTGTTTTATGTCAGTACTTGGAACATAAACGCTAATTCCTGAATGTTGGGAACCTACAGGAAAAAACCAAGTGCCCCAAAGAAAGAGCGGTTCTGTCTGCTGCCACACAGAGGTCTCTGGACAGGAAAAATAGGTAATATGGGAAAGAGAAACACATCCTTCATTGTATATTGGTTTTGGTTTTAgatgttgatatttttaattatt is a window from the Hippoglossus hippoglossus isolate fHipHip1 chromosome 8, fHipHip1.pri, whole genome shotgun sequence genome containing:
- the LOC117765724 gene encoding LOW QUALITY PROTEIN: centriolar coiled-coil protein of 110 kDa-like (The sequence of the model RefSeq protein was modified relative to this genomic sequence to represent the inferred CDS: deleted 2 bases in 1 codon), encoding MVCVPLSECGCVGQEMESYEEFCLRSLATLREEKGQFKKVTCEPLCSLKALSVIRFYGRAVLSPLLSAEQRAVMCGHRERAVQREVDRQNQQRNKLLARVQDILGQAQTHKAQSEEVDKLPVSKSATVSGYTLVTDSPGLPREPGFGLQTNDWLPTPISESPTLSGYNTVEEVKVMSEEKSEEEEEDDEDISLDSLLKKSREYVKREQSQPGSEVDHTVTRTPMSETVPVKEIRSCSPTGDTDIEFGFSLHHSLISAPQTPIQHQSPYDPSFQQSGGLSPSLPERYAYLPSIESSIRPCARRRRPRPVSTGNIHISFPIGPADLIPRNPGRPGEGVSMADWGEALAGATKSSDHRGSVGSEGGGRSGNRQSIHCGSSPVHEACRPISASTPSTMGHHDPPAASFRRRCHTLDSQLHTYPSGVEHIDRSQERIPRFMAGATWLAPSRRTPAAALSQSYDIENPSPTLLRPHVAPDMTHVTLRMEPDDPQGPNNGWIRNAPEAQAGKTEETQRRTQALEDMQRRLEEEHALQMTRLLAEQEEEQQCLRMELEETERRLTEQGCVRPLSGDGYAWNRRSVSDSCPVVSPSCHSLAHTPSERSPGHSRGFPSPVSPSVCTPSVQPPVYLWGPTWAASKPRARLSLILTAEQQMAFCRIGAITRGFLTRRLLRTEKVKHLRQTIVDTQEFIRSFRTEAPQKRCTFSAQDLSLQERVRAQLRAALYDIHDIFFEMPLGDRLALLQQDRELRAERKLRDLEKTKCPKERAVLSAATQRSLDRKNRVGESPAQPRKMQQKPKSPTTNRVLKPSQCQNSSAPGQLNRQGSWYRKTPEERVKRSDSLKKQHSLG